A stretch of the Deltaproteobacteria bacterium genome encodes the following:
- a CDS encoding AAA family ATPase: protein MDISAYAVPTEKLRWRLDPATLPFETTSDLAPSTEIVGQDRAVEAFRFGMSINKPGYNVIVTGWPGSGRLDVVKKLLGEIHNDTKPPEDLCYVNNFSDPEAPILLRFPAGHGRAFKKDVHDFIETLKREVPRVFESQEYMKRKNEIMEEYERKTREFFLGLDKRVKEAGFALVTVQAGQMERPELMPLVDGEPTPLIKLEELVDKGRFPREEYEEIRKKYTNLKGEIDQIFAEIREMQKELQEKGQEVDKITFTSMANDHMAPLFEKYPDEKVVRYLKAVLQSLSDNLAIFRPQQPGPAGLPFMLLGDPFLAYEVNLLIDNAEQKRPPIIVESYPTYRNLFGSIERVVDNRGVWRSDFTKIKAGSFLKANGGYLVLNLLDLLIEPGVWPALKRALRTKSMEIQTFDPFYWFTSVGLKPEPIDVDIKVILLSTPDLYALLRYYDEDVPKVFKVRADFDTSMTRDEASILKFASFLKKLGEDEGLLPFDRTGVAALAEHAVRMTGRSEKISTAFPLIADLAREADHYARSSSRTAVSEKDVDAAIQARIRRSNLIEEKIQEMIDRGSILIDTQGRKVGQVNGLSVIDLGEYAFGRPTRITAVTSMGSDGIINIEREAKLGGPIFNKGVLILSGYLRYKYAQDKPLTMNASIAFEQSYSGVEGDSASSTEIYAILSSLADVPLRQDIAVTGSVNQKGEVQAIGGVNEKIEGFYDCCKASGLTGEQGVMIPASNVKDLMLRKDVVEAIEQGRFHLWAVRTIDEGIEILTGVEAGTRGPDGTYPDGTINGLVDSKLRRLAEDLKKFGREEMEGVEEEEEEESEEGHEAS, encoded by the coding sequence ATGGACATAAGCGCATACGCCGTTCCCACGGAAAAACTCCGATGGAGACTCGACCCCGCCACCCTCCCATTCGAGACGACCTCCGATCTGGCCCCCTCAACCGAAATCGTCGGCCAGGACAGGGCGGTTGAGGCGTTCCGTTTCGGGATGAGCATCAACAAACCCGGCTACAACGTCATCGTGACCGGCTGGCCAGGCTCCGGCCGTCTCGATGTGGTGAAGAAACTCCTCGGGGAGATCCACAATGACACAAAGCCCCCGGAGGACCTTTGCTACGTCAACAACTTCTCAGATCCCGAGGCCCCCATCCTCCTGAGATTTCCGGCAGGACACGGAAGGGCCTTCAAAAAGGACGTCCATGATTTCATCGAGACCTTGAAGCGAGAGGTCCCCCGCGTCTTCGAAAGCCAGGAATACATGAAACGCAAGAACGAGATCATGGAAGAATACGAAAGAAAGACACGTGAGTTCTTCCTCGGCCTCGACAAGCGTGTGAAGGAGGCAGGCTTTGCCCTCGTTACCGTCCAGGCGGGCCAGATGGAACGGCCTGAGCTCATGCCGCTCGTAGACGGTGAGCCCACCCCCCTCATCAAGCTCGAGGAGCTCGTGGATAAGGGCCGGTTCCCCCGTGAGGAGTACGAGGAGATTCGAAAAAAGTACACGAATCTCAAGGGCGAGATCGATCAGATCTTTGCCGAGATTCGGGAGATGCAGAAGGAACTCCAGGAAAAGGGCCAGGAAGTGGACAAGATCACATTCACCTCCATGGCCAATGACCACATGGCCCCGCTTTTCGAAAAATACCCGGACGAGAAGGTCGTGCGGTATCTCAAGGCCGTTCTCCAAAGCCTCTCGGATAACCTTGCAATCTTCAGGCCACAGCAACCAGGTCCTGCCGGGTTGCCTTTCATGCTCCTCGGGGACCCATTCCTTGCCTACGAGGTGAACCTCCTTATTGACAACGCGGAGCAGAAGCGCCCGCCAATCATCGTGGAATCCTATCCCACTTACCGAAACCTCTTCGGATCCATCGAACGCGTGGTGGACAACCGCGGGGTCTGGCGAAGCGATTTCACAAAGATCAAAGCAGGGTCTTTTCTCAAGGCGAACGGAGGCTACCTCGTCCTGAACCTCTTAGACCTCCTGATCGAGCCCGGTGTCTGGCCCGCCCTCAAGCGGGCGCTCCGGACCAAGTCCATGGAGATCCAGACCTTTGACCCCTTCTACTGGTTCACATCCGTGGGATTGAAACCCGAGCCCATCGACGTGGACATCAAGGTGATCCTCCTGTCTACCCCCGATCTCTACGCCCTCCTGAGATACTATGACGAGGATGTTCCCAAGGTCTTCAAGGTCAGGGCCGATTTCGATACCTCCATGACAAGAGACGAGGCATCCATCCTGAAGTTCGCGTCTTTTCTCAAGAAACTCGGGGAGGACGAAGGTCTCCTGCCATTCGACAGAACGGGCGTAGCAGCACTTGCCGAACACGCCGTCCGAATGACCGGGCGCTCCGAAAAGATCTCAACAGCGTTTCCCCTCATCGCGGATCTGGCGCGCGAGGCCGACCACTACGCCCGGTCCTCCTCCCGAACCGCTGTCTCCGAAAAGGACGTGGACGCGGCGATCCAGGCCCGCATCCGCCGGTCCAATCTCATCGAGGAGAAGATCCAGGAGATGATCGATCGGGGAAGCATCCTCATAGACACGCAGGGAAGGAAGGTGGGCCAGGTGAACGGACTTTCCGTCATCGATCTCGGGGAATACGCCTTTGGAAGGCCGACACGGATCACCGCGGTCACCTCCATGGGAAGTGACGGCATCATCAACATCGAGCGGGAGGCGAAGTTGGGAGGCCCGATCTTCAACAAAGGCGTTCTGATACTTTCAGGATACCTGCGGTACAAATACGCCCAGGACAAACCGCTCACCATGAACGCAAGCATCGCCTTCGAGCAGTCGTACTCGGGTGTGGAAGGGGACAGCGCATCCTCAACAGAGATCTATGCCATCCTTTCAAGCCTTGCCGATGTCCCCCTGAGACAGGACATTGCCGTCACCGGCTCGGTCAACCAGAAGGGAGAGGTACAGGCCATCGGAGGTGTGAACGAAAAGATCGAAGGTTTTTACGATTGCTGCAAGGCCTCCGGCCTTACAGGGGAACAAGGCGTCATGATACCTGCGAGCAACGTGAAGGACCTCATGCTCAGAAAGGACGTCGTGGAGGCCATAGAGCAAGGGAGATTCCACCTCTGGGCCGTAAGGACCATCGACGAGGGGATCGAGATCCTTACAGGGGTGGAGGCAGGCACGCGGGGGCCGGACGGTACCTATCCCGATGGAACGATCAACGGCCTCGTGGACAGTAAACTTAGAAGGCTCGCGGAGGATCTCAAAAAATTCGGAAGGGAAGAAATGGAAGGAGTGGAGGAGGAGG
- a CDS encoding Hsp20/alpha crystallin family protein produces the protein MSELKLLMERELERLRKEVDDALQRLQAELPALCLDRPLTAAPIVIHDSGECFSLLMELPDLSPDDIDITVSREKIVISTKMERKEGPHVFYRYMRRRLFREIPLPREVDLEGISALFHDERLRIDIPWRHARVRRIAVESAEN, from the coding sequence ATGTCCGAGTTGAAACTGTTGATGGAGCGGGAGCTGGAGAGACTCCGAAAGGAGGTGGATGATGCCTTACAAAGGCTCCAGGCCGAACTCCCCGCCCTATGCCTCGACAGGCCGCTTACTGCCGCCCCCATCGTGATCCACGACTCGGGCGAATGTTTCAGCCTCCTCATGGAGTTGCCCGACCTCTCTCCTGATGACATAGACATCACGGTTTCCCGCGAAAAAATCGTCATCAGCACCAAAATGGAGCGGAAAGAGGGGCCGCATGTCTTTTATCGATATATGCGCCGCCGCCTCTTTCGCGAGATCCCCCTGCCGAGGGAGGTGGACCTGGAAGGCATCTCGGCCCTCTTCCATGACGAACGCCTGAGGATAGATATTCCATGGAGACATGCAAGGGTAAGGCGCATTGCTGTTGAAAGCGCGGAAAATTGA
- a CDS encoding ribonuclease H-like domain-containing protein yields the protein MSSSSVTRFVKAVKSDKDLAPRGLHCPDRRVIRRFCVLDIETQRSAQEVGGWHRADLMGVSCAVIYDSGQDTFLEFLEADLPDLFDLLTSFDLLVGFNIKRFDYRVLSAYTDQDLHALPTLDILEDVHARLGYRLSLNHLAEVTLGARKRASGLQALKWWKEGRIREILDYCRQDVALTRDVFLYGYRNGHLLFRNKAKTVVRLPVTWCKGLDMAVTSI from the coding sequence ATGTCCTCCTCTTCCGTGACCCGCTTCGTCAAGGCCGTGAAGTCCGACAAAGATCTCGCGCCGAGAGGCCTCCACTGCCCTGACAGGAGGGTGATCCGTCGTTTCTGCGTCCTCGACATCGAGACCCAGCGTTCGGCCCAGGAGGTGGGCGGCTGGCACCGTGCCGACCTCATGGGCGTGAGCTGCGCCGTCATCTACGACTCGGGCCAGGACACCTTCCTGGAATTTCTCGAGGCGGACCTCCCTGACCTCTTCGATCTCCTCACCTCGTTCGATCTCCTCGTGGGATTCAACATAAAACGATTCGACTACCGGGTCCTTTCCGCATATACGGACCAGGACCTCCATGCCCTCCCTACCCTCGACATCCTCGAGGACGTCCATGCCAGGCTCGGCTACAGGCTATCCCTAAACCACCTGGCCGAGGTGACGTTGGGAGCGCGAAAAAGGGCAAGCGGCCTCCAGGCCCTCAAATGGTGGAAGGAGGGGAGGATTCGAGAGATCCTCGATTACTGCAGGCAGGACGTGGCCCTCACCCGGGACGTCTTCCTCTACGGCTACAGAAACGGTCATCTTCTCTTTCGAAACAAGGCCAAGACGGTGGTTCGGCTTCCAGTGACATGGTGCAAGGGGCTGGACATGGCGGTGACATCCATTTAA
- a CDS encoding HD domain-containing protein, producing MKPDPSRLRKLLDERERDRLSPFATRSDEAIREQPEAALETGHRQWFSVDADRILHSRAYTRYIDKTQVFSLVPNDHITHRVLHVQIVSKVSRTIGRILGLNEDLIEAIALGHDIGHPPFGHDGERYLSCICRAHGLSHFVHSVQGVHFLRTVEKKGKGWNLSLQVLDGILCHDGETHLRSLSPLRGKTFAQLDREMREKASDPKIQLVPTTLEACVVRMSDVISYVGRDIEDAIRLNLIQRSEIPKECRTVLGDTNGTIMYRLVEDLLQSSLGRDEIAFSEEVAEALQKLKAFNMERIYQNPLIKTESAKIERLYGILFEQFLEDLTVGREESVIFREYLEGMSCAYMDKHAPGEIVRDFIAGMTDAYFLRMANSILIPQPYPPRFS from the coding sequence GTGAAGCCTGATCCCTCCAGACTGAGAAAACTCCTTGATGAAAGGGAAAGGGACCGATTGTCCCCCTTTGCCACTCGAAGCGACGAGGCCATACGTGAACAGCCTGAAGCAGCTCTCGAGACAGGGCATCGCCAGTGGTTCTCCGTGGATGCGGACAGGATCCTCCACTCCAGGGCCTATACCCGCTACATCGACAAGACCCAGGTCTTTTCCCTTGTCCCAAACGACCACATCACCCACCGGGTCCTCCACGTCCAGATCGTCTCCAAGGTCTCCCGAACCATTGGCAGGATCCTCGGGCTAAACGAGGATCTCATCGAGGCCATAGCCCTTGGCCACGACATCGGGCACCCTCCATTCGGGCACGACGGAGAAAGATATCTCTCCTGTATCTGCCGGGCGCACGGCCTTTCCCACTTCGTCCACTCCGTCCAGGGTGTCCACTTCCTCCGCACAGTGGAAAAAAAGGGAAAGGGCTGGAACCTGAGCCTCCAGGTCCTGGACGGGATCCTCTGCCACGACGGGGAGACCCATCTGCGCAGCCTTTCCCCGCTGCGCGGCAAGACCTTCGCCCAGCTCGACCGGGAGATGCGGGAAAAGGCCTCCGACCCGAAAATCCAGCTCGTCCCCACGACCCTTGAGGCCTGTGTGGTACGCATGTCAGACGTCATCAGCTACGTGGGACGGGATATAGAGGATGCGATCCGGTTGAATCTCATTCAGAGAAGCGAGATCCCGAAAGAATGCCGTACCGTCCTCGGCGACACGAACGGGACCATCATGTACCGACTCGTGGAGGACCTGTTACAATCGAGCCTCGGGCGGGACGAAATCGCATTCAGCGAGGAGGTGGCCGAGGCCTTGCAGAAGCTCAAGGCATTCAACATGGAGCGCATCTACCAAAACCCCCTCATCAAGACCGAATCAGCTAAAATCGAACGCCTCTACGGCATCCTGTTCGAGCAATTTCTCGAGGATCTCACCGTCGGCCGTGAGGAATCCGTGATCTTTCGGGAATATCTCGAAGGCATGTCTTGCGCCTATATGGACAAACACGCCCCGGGCGAGATCGTCCGCGACTTCATCGCAGGCATGACCGATGCCTATTTTCTCCGTATGGCCAACTCCATCCTCATTCCTCAACCTTATCCCCCGCGGTTTTCCTGA